The proteins below come from a single Triticum aestivum cultivar Chinese Spring chromosome 5D, IWGSC CS RefSeq v2.1, whole genome shotgun sequence genomic window:
- the LOC123120251 gene encoding putative FBD-associated F-box protein At5g56700: MRRQGLDPHELDRSAEQLMSLIHENLPDPPVSTTARFTALRARSSDGVDRISGLSDALLRNIVSRLPVKDTARTAETKFLHPRSPNHLPPAPAKASRFSSVDPATAADMRRHGLDPHELDRSTEQLMSLIHENLPDPPVSTTARFTALRGRPSDGVDRISGLSDALLRDIVSRLPVKDAARTAVLAARWRGVWRSTPLVLIDTQLISNGRTPARASTPDVTAAVSRILVTHPGPFRCVHLTCSRMGAYQGQLKRWIRLLAARGVQDLVLVNRPWLREVPLPKTLFTVSTLTRLYIGVWKFPDAAGLQGACFPHLRELGICSIAVEDGDIDAFVARSPALEILNIQGRMKGVRLRLVSHSLRCVQICSFVMESIDVVNAPCLDRLILSECLDPAGGSRTRVRIGNVPKLRIFGYLDPGKYVLEIRDTVITAGIKISPSMMITTVKVLSLRVRFGVYDDVKMVPAFLRFFPNVEALHMTSEKCDHLAGNFDLQFWEEVGPIVSVVLRLKVITFREYHGRQDEIAFLQYIFQNARVLKDVMIQMINPRFTSLSADEMTRTINNMPDEKWVRKFQIPVFRSIGPEGLSPWTFQRGADLSDGDPIAPVKFITMRV, from the exons ATGCGGCGCCAGGGCCTCGATCCGCACGAGCTGGACCGGAGCGCGGAGCAGCTCATGTCGCTCATCCACGAGAACCTCCCAGACCCACCCGTCTCCACCACCGCTCGCTTCACCGCCCTCCGCGCCCGCTCCTCCGACGGCGTGGACCGCATCAGCGGCCTCTCCGACGCGCTCCTCCGCAACATCGTCTCCCGCCTCCCCGTCAAGGACACCGCCCGCACCGCCGAAACAAAGTTC CTGCACCCGCGCTCACCTAATCacctcccgccggcgccggcgaagGCCAGCCGGTTCTCCAGTGTCGATCCGGCGACGGCGGCCGACATGCGGCGCCATGGCCTCGATCCGCACGAGCTGGACCGGAGCACGGAGCAGCTCATGTCGCTCATCCACGAGAACCTCCCGGACCCGCCCGTCTCCACCACCGCTCGCTTCACCGCCCTCCGCGGCCGCCCCTCCGACGGCGTGGACCGCATCAGCGGCCTCTCCGACGCGCTCCTCCGCGACATCGTCTCCCGCCTCCCCGTCAAGGACGCCGCCCGCACCGCCGTGCTCGCCGCGCGCTGGCGCGGGGTCTGGCGCTCTACGCCGCTCGTTCTGATCGACACCCAGCTGATCTCCAACGGCCGCACGCCCGCGCGCGCCAGCACGCCGGACGTCACCGCGGCCGTCTCCCGCATACTCGTCACGCACCCAGGGCCCTTCCGCTGCGTCCACCTTACCTGCAGCCGCATGGGCGCGTACCAGGGCCAGCTCAAGCGCTGGATCCGTCTCCTTGCGGCCAGAGGCGTCCAGGATCTCGTCCTCGTCAACCGCCCGTGGCTACGCGAGGTGCCCCTCCCCAAGACGCTCTTCACCGTCTCCACCCTCACCCGCCTCTACATCGGCGTCTGGAAGTTCCCGGATGCGGCCGGCCTCCAAGGCGCCTGCTTCCCCCACCTCCGGGAGCTCGGCATCTGCAGCATCGCCGTCGAGGACGGGGACATCGACGCCTTCGTCGCCAGGAGCCCCGCGCTGGAGATCCTCAACATCCAAGGGAGGATGAAGGGGGTGCGTCTCCGCCTCGTCAGCCACAGCCTCCGGTGCGTGCAGATCTGCTCtttcgtcatggagagcatcgacGTGGTGAACGCCCCGTGTCTCGACCGCCTCATCCTGTCGGAGTGTCTCGACCCCGCCGGCGGATCGCGCACCAGAGTCAGGATTGGCAACGTCCCCAAGCTGAGAATATTCGGGTACCTGGATCCAGGAAAATACGTGCTAGAGATCCGAGACACTGTCATCACG GCTGGGATTAAGATAAGTCCAAGCATGATGATCACAACCGTGAAGGTCCTTAGTTTGAGGGTGCGGTTTGGAGTCTACGATGATGTCAAGATGGTGCCCGCCTTCCTCAGATTCTTCCCCAATGTTGAGGCGCTGCATATGACG TCTGAAAAATGTGATCACCTCGCTGGCAATTTTGACCTCCAGTTCTGGGAAGAGGTCGGTCCCATCGTAAGTGTGGTTTTGCGCCTCAAGGTGATCACGTTTCGTGAGTACCATGGGAGGCAAGATGAGATTGCCTTCCTCCAGTACATCTTCCAGAATGCAAGGGTGCTCAAAGATGTAATGATTCAGATGATCAATCCAAGATTCACTTCACTGTCAGCAGATGAGATGACCCGCACCATAAACAATATGCCTGATGAGAAATGGGTCAGGAAATTTCAAATTCCTGTCTTTCGGAGTATTGGTCCTGAAGGATTGAGTCCTTGGACTTTTCAGCGAGGAGCAGACCTTTCCGACGGCGACCCTATTGCACCGGTTAAATTCATCACAATGCGG GTGTAG